From the genome of Pseudonocardia sp. EC080619-01:
GTCGACGCCGTCGCCGCCCTGTGGGCCGAGCACGGGCACGGGTACCACACGCTCAAGCTGGTCACCCCGGCCGAGCAGGCGGCGCTGCTGAAGGTCCGCAAGTCCAGCCTCGGCCTGCTGATGGCCGCCGGTGAGGGGACGAAGCGCCCGCTGGCGTTCATCGAGGACACCGCGGTCGCGCCCGAGCACCTGGCCGAGTACACGGAGCGGTTCGCCGCGATCCTCGACGCCCACGGGCTGGAGGCCGGCTTCTACGGCCACTGCTCGGTCGGCTGCCTGCACATCCGGCCCTTCGTCGACCTCACCGACCCGGAGCAGGTCGAGACGATGCGGGTGGTCGCCGAGAAGGTCAAGGACCTGGTCGCCGAGTACGGCGGCGTCAACTCCAGCGAGCACGGCGACGGCCTCGCCCGCTCGGAGTTCAACCGGGAGATCTTCGGCGACGAGCTCTACGAGGCGATGCAGCGGGTCAAGCGGATCTTCGACCCGGCCGGTGTCATGAACCCCGGCAAGATCGTCGACGCGCCGCCGATGACCGACAACCTGCGCGACCGCGACGCCCTGCCGCCCGCACCGCCGCTGACCACGGCGCTGTCGTTCGAGGTGATCGGCGGGCCGGGCGCGGGGATGCGGGACGTGGCGGACCGGTGCATGAACATCGGCCTGTGCCGCAAGACGACGGCCGGGGTGATGTGCCCGTCCTACCAGGTCACGCTGCAGGAGGAGCACTCCACGCGGGGCCGGGCGAACGCGCTGGTCAAGGCGCTGTCCGAGCCGGACCCGGCCGCCGCGCTCGGCGACGAGCGGCTGCACGAGATCCTCGACCTGTGCCTGGGCTGCAAGGCGTGCAAGAGCGAGTGCCCGATGAGCGTCGACATGGCGTCGCTGAAGTCGGAGGCGCTGCACCACCACCACGAGCAGCACGGCACGCCGCTGCGCTCGCGGATCTTCGGCGGGATCCGGGCACTGAACCGGCTCGGGTCGGCGACGGCGCCGCTGTCGAACCTGCCCGACCGGGTCCGCCCGCTGCGGGCGCTCATGGAGCGCACCGTCGGGATCACCGCGGCCCGGCCGATGCCCCGGTTCGTCCGGGACAACCTGGTGCGCTGGAACCGGCGCCGGGACCGGCCCGCGCCGGGCAGCGCCGGCACCGTGAACTGGCTCGCCGACTCCTTCACCACCTACACCGAGCCGCACATCGGGCGCGCCGCGATCGAGCTCCTCGAACGTGCCGGATGGACCGTCGAGCTCGCCGGTGGCGGCTGCTGCGGGCGGTCCAGCCTGTCCAAGGGCATGCTCGACGACGCCCGTCGCAAGGCGTCCGGGCTGGTCACCTCGCTGGCCCGGGACACCGCGCCGGGATCACCGATCGTCGGCTGCGAGCCGTCGTGTGTGTTCACCCTGCGGGACGAGACGCTGTCGCTGCTCGGGAACACCCCCGATGCGGAGCAGGTCGCCGGCCGGGTGCAGCAGGTCGAGGAGCTGCTGGTCGCCGCGATCGACGACGGCCGCCTCGTGCTGCCCGAGCGGTCCGGGCTGAGTGGGCGGCGGGTGGTCTTCCACGGGCACTGCCACCAGAAGGCCGAGGTCGGCACCGCCGCGACCCTGGCCCTGCTGCGCCGGATCCCCGGCCTGGAGGTGTCCGAGATCGACTCCGGGTGCTGCGGGATGGCCGGGTCGTTCGGGTTCGAGGCCGAGCACTACGAGACGTCGATGGCGGTCGGCCGGGACCGGCTGTTCCCGGCGATCGAGGCCGAGCCCGCCGACACCCTCGTCGCCGCCACCGGGGTCTCCTGCCGGCAGCAGATCTTCCACGGCGTCGGGCGGACCGCCTGGCACCCGCTGGAGCTCGTCCGCACCGCGCTGGAGGGCTGACGCGTGCGCGTCGTGCGGTACCGGGACGCCGGCGGCGCGGCCCGGCGGGGGAGCGTGGAGTCCTCGGCGGACGGCGACCTGGTGCGCGAGCTCGGCCCGGCCGGGCCGGGCGAGGTCGCGGGCAGGCTGGACGACGTGGCACTGCTCGCTCCGTGCGACCCGCGCACCATCGTGTGCGTCGGCAGCAACTATGCCTGCCAGGTCGAGGAGAAGGGGCGCGCCTGGCCGGAGCAGCCCGCGCTGTTCCTGAAGGCACCGAACGCCCTCGCCGCGCCGGGGCAGACGGTCCTGCGCCCGGCCGAGGTGGAGCGGCTGGAGTACGAGGGCGAGCTCGCGGTCGTGATCGGGCGGACCGCCCGGAGGGTCATCGAGCGCGATGCGATGGCCCACGTCTACGGCCTGACCTGCGCCAACGATGTCACCGCACACGACTGGCGGTCCGACGGCCAGTGGACCAGGGCGAAGAGCGCCGACACCTTCCTCCCGCTCGGCCCGTGGATCGAGACCGGTGACGACGACGGCCCCGCCGACCGGCCGCGTGCCGTGCGGACCCGGCTCGGAGACCGGGTGGTGCAGGAGTCCGACACCGGAAAGATGATCTTCTCGGTGCCCGAGATCCTGGCCTGGGTGACGCGGTGGATCACGCTGCAGCCCGGCGACGTCGTGCTCACCGGCAGCCCGGCCGGGGTGGGCCCGATGGCGCCGGGGGACCTCGTGACCGTCGAGATCGAGGGGCTCGGGGCGTTGAGCAATCCTGTGGGGGCCTCCGGCTCGTGAGTGGAGAAGTCGGCCGGAACCGACTTCTCCACTCACGAGCCGGCGGGCCCGACCGGTTCCGGGGTGTCCAGCTCGGCGGGCGCCGGGGCGTCGGCGTGCCCGAGGGCGCTGCGGTAGACGTCGCCGAGCTGCGCGGCCCAGCCGGACGCCTCGAAGCGGTCGAGGAACCGCTGCCGGGCCGCCGCCCCGTACCGGGCGCGCAGCTCCGGGTCGCGGGTCAGACGCACCAGCTCGTCGGCGATCCGCGACGACACCACCGGGGCCAGCGCACCGGTGTGCCGGGTGACGATCTCCGGGATCCCGCCGACCCGGGTCGCGACGGCGGGCGTACCGGTGCCGTGCCCGAGCACCAGCATCCGCGGCATCGTGTCGTGCCGGGTGGTGTGCAGCTGCACGTCGGCCGCCCGCAGCAGCTCGACCGGGTCGGTGCTGCGGCGGAAGGCGACCCGGCCGGACAGGGCGTCGTCGCCCGCCACCCGGGACTCCAGCCACGGACGCAGCGGTCCGTCACCGCCCAGGACGACGGTGAGCGGCTCGTCCGGCGGTATCTCGGCGACGGCGTCGAGCAGCATGTCCTGGCCCTGTCCGCGCCGCATCGGCGCGACCGACACGGCGACGACCTCGTTCTCGTCGACCCCGAGCCCGCGGCGCAGCCGGGCGGCGGCGTCGGGGGTCCCCACACCGGGGTCGGCCGCACCGTCCGGGATCACCGACAGCCCGGCGGTGGAGCCTGCGACCCGCCGGTACCAGTCCCGCTGCAGCACCGAGGTCGCGATCGTGCGTGTCATGAACCGGCGCCGGGCCAGCGTCTTCGCCGTCCGGCGGAGCTGGTCGCCGCGGTCGGCAGGCTGCTCGTGGATGTGGTGCAGCGTCGAGACCGCGGGGACCCGGAGCCGGGCCGCGGCGGCCGAGCCGACGACGTCGGGCCGCAGGCCGTGGGTGTGCACGAGATCGACCCCGCGCTCGCGGAAGGCGGCGACGACCCGCAGGACCCCGCGCGGGTCCCACGGCGCCACGTTCAGCTCGACCGGCGGCGTGCCGGCCCGGGCGAGACGGGTCGCGATCCCGGTCGTGTCGGACGGGGCGAGTGCGACCACGACGATCTCGTAGCCGGCGCCGGGTGCGGCCTCGGCCAGGTCTGCCAGCGCGGCCGCGCAGCCACGAGGGTCGAGGGACTCGACGACATGTCCGATCTTCACGGTCTTCTTCCCTCCCGGGGCGGTAGGGACATCGGTCGGCGGTCCGGACGACACTACCGAGTGACGACGGTCGGTGACGGATCGGAACGCTGCGCGCATCGGGCGACGGTCGCTCCACGCTGCGGCCGGTCGGGGGAGCGCGGCGGGCCGTCGTGCGTCCATTACGGTCACGTCGTGCGTACGGTGCTGGTGATCGGAATCGGGGCGGGTGACCCGGAGCACCTCACCCTCCAGGCGGTGTCCGCCCTGCGGCGGGCCGACGTCGTCTTCGTCATCGACAAGGGCGACGTCAAGGACGACCTCCGGGCACTGCGCACCGGGATCCTCGACCGGCACCGGCCCGAGGGCGGGTACCGGCTCGTCACCGCGCCCGAGGTGGACCGCGACCGCGGCACCGAGGTCGAGCACGACGACGGGCGGTACCGCGACGTCGTCGTCGACTGGCAGGACCGGCGTGCCGAGCTGTACCGGCAGATGCTGACGACCGAGCTCGCCGACGGCGAGGTCGGCGCCTTCCTGGTCTGGGGCGACCCGTCGCTCTACGACGGCACCCTGCGCCTGCTCGACCGGGTGCTCGACGGCATCGACGGCGAGTGGTCGGTCGAGTCCGTCGCCGGGATCTCCAGCGTGGCCGCGCTCGCCGCGGCGCACCGGCTGATCCTCAACCGGGTCGGCCGCTCCGTCCTGATCACGACCGGGCGCCGGATCGCCGAGGGGATGCCCGACGACGTCGACGACGTCGTCGTCATGCTCGACGGCCGCACCGCCTTCGCCGGCCTCCCGCCCGAGCAGCGCGCCGACCTGCACATCTACTGGGGCGCCTACCTCGGCACCCCGGACGAGCTGCTGGTCGAGGGCCCGCTGGACGAGGTCGCCGGCGAGATCGCGGAGGTCCGTGCCGCCGCCCGCGAGCGCAAGGGATGGATCATGGACACCTACCTGCTGCGGCGGGGCGCCGACGAGCGCTGAGCACCGCGCAGCCGACGAGGAGGTCGTAATGCGCTACGCCGACGGGCCCACCACCGAGGCCGAGACCCGGGTCGACGCCGATCCGGTGGCGGTGTGGGAGCTGGTGACCGATCTCGGCTTCCTCAGCGGGGTCTCCACCGAGATGCAGCGCGCCGCGTGGGTCGGCGACGCCGCGCCGGGCCCCGGCGCCCGGATCCGTGGCGAGCACCGGCACGATGCCCGCGGTGAGTGGACGACCGTCTCCACGGTGACCGGCTGGGAGCCGGGCCGGGTCTTCGAGTGGACGGTCGAGCCCGACCAGGACGGCGGGGCCGCCGCCGTCTGGCGCTTCGAGCTGACCCCCGACGACGGCGGTACCCGGCTGCGCCAGTGGGCGCGGATGGGGCCGGGGCCGTCCGGGCTGACCGAGGTGATCGCGACCCGTCCCGAGCTGGAGGAGCGCATCGTCGCCGGCCGGCTGCGGGAGTGGCAGGCCGGCATGGAGCGCAACCTCGAGGCGGTACACGAGCAGGTCCGCTGACGCTCGCCGTCACCCGTCCGGGACGTGAGCGCAGGAATTCCTGCGACGAACCGTCACCATGAGCGGGTCCGGTCGTTGATCCATGGGGACATCCGGCGAACCTGAGAACACTCAGCGTGTTCGTCGT
Proteins encoded in this window:
- a CDS encoding SRPBCC family protein; the encoded protein is MRYADGPTTEAETRVDADPVAVWELVTDLGFLSGVSTEMQRAAWVGDAAPGPGARIRGEHRHDARGEWTTVSTVTGWEPGRVFEWTVEPDQDGGAAAVWRFELTPDDGGTRLRQWARMGPGPSGLTEVIATRPELEERIVAGRLREWQAGMERNLEAVHEQVR
- a CDS encoding FAD-binding and (Fe-S)-binding domain-containing protein, whose amino-acid sequence is MTAELTRPARPAPASTGLEDALRARVTGEVAFDDYSRHLFSRDASMYSIMPLGVVFPRTHDDVAAAVRIAGEFGVPVVPRGAGTSLAGQTVGPGLVLDMSRHLNRIVEIDPEARTAVVEVGVVQDQLNARAAEHGLMFGPDTSTSNRATIGGMLGNNSAGSGSLTFGMTIDHIRALDVVLSDGSTARLEPVDEAERLRRAAADTLEGRIYRELPELVTAHEKAIAEGMPLFWRRACGYRLDRLAGYGEANPFDLAKFVVGAEGTLVLATRAVVDLVPKPKRTVYAVGHFDTTHGAISATLDALSCAPHQVEMMDKTILDLSRKKIEYADLGNHLVGDPAALLFVSFSGDEIDELSAKVDAVAALWAEHGHGYHTLKLVTPAEQAALLKVRKSSLGLLMAAGEGTKRPLAFIEDTAVAPEHLAEYTERFAAILDAHGLEAGFYGHCSVGCLHIRPFVDLTDPEQVETMRVVAEKVKDLVAEYGGVNSSEHGDGLARSEFNREIFGDELYEAMQRVKRIFDPAGVMNPGKIVDAPPMTDNLRDRDALPPAPPLTTALSFEVIGGPGAGMRDVADRCMNIGLCRKTTAGVMCPSYQVTLQEEHSTRGRANALVKALSEPDPAAALGDERLHEILDLCLGCKACKSECPMSVDMASLKSEALHHHHEQHGTPLRSRIFGGIRALNRLGSATAPLSNLPDRVRPLRALMERTVGITAARPMPRFVRDNLVRWNRRRDRPAPGSAGTVNWLADSFTTYTEPHIGRAAIELLERAGWTVELAGGGCCGRSSLSKGMLDDARRKASGLVTSLARDTAPGSPIVGCEPSCVFTLRDETLSLLGNTPDAEQVAGRVQQVEELLVAAIDDGRLVLPERSGLSGRRVVFHGHCHQKAEVGTAATLALLRRIPGLEVSEIDSGCCGMAGSFGFEAEHYETSMAVGRDRLFPAIEAEPADTLVAATGVSCRQQIFHGVGRTAWHPLELVRTALEG
- the cobF gene encoding precorrin-6A synthase (deacetylating), with the translated sequence MRTVLVIGIGAGDPEHLTLQAVSALRRADVVFVIDKGDVKDDLRALRTGILDRHRPEGGYRLVTAPEVDRDRGTEVEHDDGRYRDVVVDWQDRRAELYRQMLTTELADGEVGAFLVWGDPSLYDGTLRLLDRVLDGIDGEWSVESVAGISSVAALAAAHRLILNRVGRSVLITTGRRIAEGMPDDVDDVVVMLDGRTAFAGLPPEQRADLHIYWGAYLGTPDELLVEGPLDEVAGEIAEVRAAARERKGWIMDTYLLRRGADER
- a CDS encoding fumarylacetoacetate hydrolase family protein — protein: MRVVRYRDAGGAARRGSVESSADGDLVRELGPAGPGEVAGRLDDVALLAPCDPRTIVCVGSNYACQVEEKGRAWPEQPALFLKAPNALAAPGQTVLRPAEVERLEYEGELAVVIGRTARRVIERDAMAHVYGLTCANDVTAHDWRSDGQWTRAKSADTFLPLGPWIETGDDDGPADRPRAVRTRLGDRVVQESDTGKMIFSVPEILAWVTRWITLQPGDVVLTGSPAGVGPMAPGDLVTVEIEGLGALSNPVGASGS
- a CDS encoding glycosyltransferase family 4 protein, with product MKIGHVVESLDPRGCAAALADLAEAAPGAGYEIVVVALAPSDTTGIATRLARAGTPPVELNVAPWDPRGVLRVVAAFRERGVDLVHTHGLRPDVVGSAAAARLRVPAVSTLHHIHEQPADRGDQLRRTAKTLARRRFMTRTIATSVLQRDWYRRVAGSTAGLSVIPDGAADPGVGTPDAAARLRRGLGVDENEVVAVSVAPMRRGQGQDMLLDAVAEIPPDEPLTVVLGGDGPLRPWLESRVAGDDALSGRVAFRRSTDPVELLRAADVQLHTTRHDTMPRMLVLGHGTGTPAVATRVGGIPEIVTRHTGALAPVVSSRIADELVRLTRDPELRARYGAAARQRFLDRFEASGWAAQLGDVYRSALGHADAPAPAELDTPEPVGPAGS